CCAACGTCGGGTCGCGTCGAATCACCCAAGAGCATCGCCTCGTGTACAAGGTCTCGGACGACCGCATCGACTTCCTTCAGGCGCGGTACCACTACTGAGGCCTTCATGCCGTCGTCTCGTGAGTCGAAATCTGAACAGGACGACCGCCAATCGGGTTGCGCCATCCGCGCCAATTGGCGTGAGCCCTCAGCGGAATAGGGGCGCACCCTGCACGCTACCGCCCGGTCGCCGTTCGGCGGAACCGCGGCCGCACATGCGACGTATGCAGAGGGTCACGCTCTTCCTCGACTATCTTCCCTCCTGTGCTCACCCTCCTGTCCCCGCGCGCCCGTATCGGGCGCGGCTTGCGCGCCACCACCGTGCTGCTTGCCGCTGTCTGTCTGCCTTGCTGGTCCGCGACCTCGCTCGAGGCGCAGCGCCGACCGGGTGTGGGCATGGGCTTCTATACGTACACCGGGCTCGTCTCGGCCGAACTGGAAGGGGGCAGCGTGGTGGCCTCTTCGGCGTTCGTGGAGGCCGCAACGGTTGCGATTTCCGGAATGGGCACCGTGCCGCTGTGGCGCGTCCCCAAGCGCGCATGGATTGCCGCCGCGCGGGTCACCCCGCTCAACCTCGGCAACCGCGGCTCCTGCGTGGTGATTCCAGAAGCCGTGGGATGTCAGGACACGCGCTTCGAGGAGCGCGCCTCCGTCATGACCGGCGGCGCCTTCGACATTCGCGCCACACTGCTGCGTGTGATGGTGGGCGGCGCCTATGTGTCCGCGGAGAACAGCGCAGCGCGCTTCGGCCCCATCGTACGCGTCGACTTCACGGCGCCCCGCCAGGGCGGTTCGTCACCCACGTTGTTTCTCACCCGCACCTTTCTCGGCACGGTGCGGGGAGAGAGCGCCGGGCTCACCACCGTTGGCGCCGGCTTTCGTTGGGTGCGCAAGCGCTGACCTACGGCACCAGCTCCACATGGGCGACCGACACGCCGCCCATTACGCGGACGCTGAACGCACTCCAGTTTCCCGCGACCGCCGCCGTGTCGCGAAAGTCATCGAGCAGGTGGATCACCGTGGCATTACCGCAGCGTGCGCAGCAACTCGGCCCCTTCGCGCTTGCGCAGCTCGTCGCCAGGTTCCTGCTCGGCCAACGACGGCAGCTGCTGCAGCACGGCGCGCGCATCGGCCACGCGCTCGTTGGCCACCAGGGCACGCGCGTATTCCAGCTGGAACATCACGAACCCGGCGCGCAGCTCGGTGGCCCGGCGTACATGCGTGAGCGCATCGGCCGCGTTGCCGAAGCCCAGCCCCAGCGGCATGCGTAGCGGCCGCGGCGTTTCCGACAGCTTGAGGTGGGCTCGCCCCAGGATGTAATGCGCCGACGCCAGCGTCAGCGGCGGTACGCCGCGCATGGCGATGACCTTTTCGGTGTCTTCCTTGGTCTGGATGACATAGTCGGCAGCGTCGAGCACGCCGGCAAAGAGCGCCACCTTGCCGTTCGCGGCGGCGCGCCGCAGGTACCCGTCGGGCGCCGCGCTGTTGGCCTTGATGGCGCGCTCGGCCAGCGCCAGCGCCTCGCGATACAGCCGGTCCTGTGCCTTGCTCTTCTCGGGCTGCGCGTCCCCCTGCAGCAGCCGCACGCGCGAAACGCGCCAGAGCACCTCGTAGTCGCGCGGCGTGGCGGCCAGCGCCTGATCGGCCAGGGCCACCGCGGGCGCCAGTTGATTGGCCGCCAGGAGCGTGTCCACGCGGAGAATGGACTGGGCCCCCAGTACACCGGGGACGAGCAGAGCGCAAAGCAGGGCGAGAGGTCGCATGGGCTGGTTGAGTTTACCGACCGACTTTATCAGCATTATGCCTGAGTCTGTCTCTTCCCGCCGGTACCCGCAAGACGCGTGGTGCCCCGACCGACTGCTGGCACACCGGCTCCCTCTCGACGCCCTCCTCATGCGCATCCCTGCTGCTCGTCCTGCGGCAACGACTGTTGCCCTCGCCGCTGGTCTCCTCGCCGCTGCGCCGGCCACGGTGCACGCGCAACGCGAGCGGGTCATTGTGCGCGCCGAGTCGTTTGGCGGCACGACGGTCGAGCGTCCTGCGGGCACGGTGGGGCGTGACTCGTACACCCAGCAGGGGGTGCAGGTGCAACTCTCGCACCGCGTGGTGCGTGAGCAGGGGCGGAGCATCGTGCTGCTGGGCGGGCAGTGGCGTGGCGTGCAGGTGGCGCTGCCGCGGGCCAGTGCGACGCTCAACACGGACGCCTTCACCACGCTGCACGTGGCCACGGCCGATCTCATGCTGCTGCGCACCGTGGGAGAGCGACACACCGTGGTGGGCGTGCTGCGGCCGGGACTGTACGGCGAATCGGTGCGCGCCGAGGGGGCGCTGTTCGTGGACCGCATCGTGTCGCCCCGCACGACGGTGGGTGCCGGGCTGAGTTACGGATCGGCCTACGGCAAGCTGCTCCCCATTCCCGTGGTGCACGTGCTGTCCCGTGTGTCGCGCCGTGTGCTGGTGGATGCGCTGCTGCCGGCTCGTGGCGACGTGTGGTGGATGCCGCGCCGCGGTCTCGACCTGGGGGTGAATGCCTCCCTGGCCGGTGCGCAGTACGGGCTCTCCCCTGCGCAGCAGATTGCCGGCGCCACTCAGCTGTGGCTCGCCAACGCCACCGTGGGTCCGCAGGCTCGCTGGTCGCCGGGCGGCGGCAAGTGGCAGGTCACGGCCGATGCCGGGTTCACGGTGCTGCGCCGGCTCGAGTACGCGCGCGATGGGCGCAGTGTGGCCGATCTCGCCCCCGGCAACGTGCCGTACGCCCGCCTGGGATTGCAGCGGCTCTTCTGACCGACCAGCCGTTCATGCGGCGGCAAGCGGAATGGAACTGATCAAAAGAGAATCGGGGAAAAGGAGAACCTGGGCACACGCTCCGGTTCTCCTGTTCCCCGATTGTCCCGGCATCGGTTCTACTCCACCAGCCGTCAGCGAAAGACCGCAATTTCAGCCAGCGGTTTGCGCGAAATCGCGGGCACCTGCGCGTCGGCCGCCGGATACCCCACCGGCAAGACGAGGAAGGCCTTCTCGTTGGCCGGCCGCCCGAGCAGTTCCCCGAGGAAGCCCATGGGGCTCGGGGTGTGCGTGAGCGTGACCAGCCCCATGGTATGCACCGCCGTGATGAACAGCCCGGCCGCAATGCCGCAGCTTTCCTGCGTGTAGTAGAACGTGCGCTTGCTGCCGTCGGCGTTCACGCCGTGCGAGTGCCGGAAGAGCACCACCACCCACGGCGCGTCGGTGAGGTGCGTCTTCACCGCGTCGGTGCCCAGCGGCTCCAGCGCCGCCCGCCACTCGGGGGTGATGCGATCGGCGTAGAAGCGGCGTTCCTCCTCCTCGGCGGCCTCGCGCAGGCGCTGCTTGAGTTCCGGGTCGCTCACCGCCACGAAGGTCCACGGCTGCTGGTGCGCCCCGCTGGGGGCCGTCCCGCCGGCGCGAATGGCGTGCTCGATCCACGCACGCGGAACTGGCTCAGGTGAGAAATGCCGCGTGGTGCGCCGCGTGTCGGCGTGCGCAGCGAACTCGACGCCGCGGCGGGCCGACTCGGTGGGAGCGAGGCGCTGATGCCGGAGCGTCACGAATGGGGAAGCAGAGGGCGTCGTCATAATGCACCAAACTGCGCGGACCGTGCGCGCATGGCAATGCGGAGGCATCGCTTCGGCGGGGGGCAGTTGACAGTCAACTGACATGGTGGCAGTGTACTGTCATGAGCGACGAACGCCCCCGCGACCGTCTGCGCGCCGATACGGCCGAGCGCATACTGCGCGCCGCGTTCGAGCGGCTCCGGGAGCACCCGCAGGCGCCGTTCTCGCACGAAATCGTCGCCGAGCAGGCGGGCGTGTCGGCCCGGACCGTGTACCGGCACTTCCCCACGCAGGCCGATCTCGTGCGCGGCGTGTGGCAGCAGCTGCGCGATCGGACTGGCACCACCTGGCCCCGCACGCTGGAGGCCATCGTGCCCGAGTTGCGCGCCCTCTTCGCCCAGTTCGAACGCAACGGGGCGCTCACCAGGGCCATGCTCGCGGCCGCGCCACGGGCCAACTACGCCAGGGCCGGCTCGGCCGAAGGGCGCGCGGCGTTTCGCGAGGCGCTGGCGCCGCTGCTCGCCGGACGCCCGCCGGCGGCGCAGCGGCAGCTCGTGGCCCAGTGCCTCGCCATTTACAGCGCTCCCTTCTGGCAGCTGCTGCGTGAGCGCGGGCCGCTGTGTGCCGGCGCGGCCGCCGACGCCGCGGTGGCGGCCATGCAGGCAGTGCTCGACGCGGCACGCGCATCCGTGCCGTCGCCAACCCCTCCCCCACGCTGACCCGCGAGACGCTCCCCATGCCCACTGCCATCGTACTCCCGGCCGGCGCCACGCGCACGCCCTTGCCGCTCAACATCGTGGGCGAAACCACGCACGTGCTGGTGGATGCGCGTGACAGCCAGGCCACCATGGCCTGCTTCCACCTGGTGGCGCCGCCCATGGAGCAGCTGGTGGCGCTCGACGCCGAGTACGGCCTCACGACGATGGGTCCGCCCATGGGCCCGGGAGACCAGCCGTGACGGCCACCGTGCCGCCGGTCAGTTGGCGGCCGCCATGCCCGCCGCCCGCCCGGTGGCCCATGCCCACAGAAAGTTATAGCCGCCAATAGGGCCGAAGGCATCGAGCACTTCGCCGCACAGGTAGAGCCCCGGGTGGCGCCGACTCTCCATGGTCACCGGGTGGATCTCCGACAACGCCACGCCGCCGCCCGTCACCTCGGCCTTCTTGTACCCCTCGTCGCCGTGCCACGGGAGCGCCCCGCGCACCAGCACGTCAATCATGCGGCGGCGCTCATCGCGCGTGAGCTCGGCCAGCTTGCGGGTGGGTTCCACCGCGGCCTGGGCCATGAGCACATCGGCCAGGCGGTCGGGAAGCTCCTGGCGGATCACCGTGGACAGCTGCCGTGCGCCGTGCGGTTGCAGCAGCGTCTGCCATGCCGCGTCGTCGTGTGCCGTCCACTGCACCCGCACGTCGGCGGCGGGTGACTCTCCGCGCCCGGCCTCGGCACGAGCGCGCACCACGACGTGCGACACGTTGAGCACCGACGGACCGCTGTAGCCGGCGTGCGTAAACAGGAAGCCGCCGGTGTGCGTGGCGCGCCGCGCCGGCGAGGCGGCCGTGAGCGAGACGCGCAGCGAGACCCCCGACAGCGCGCTGAAGGCATTCTCCGGTGCCGTCACCGGCGTGAGCGCCGCATACGTGGGGTGCAGGGTGTGCCCCAGCGCCTCGAGCATGCGCAACCCGGCGCCGTCGCTGCCGGTGTTGGGGACCGACAGGCCACCGGTGGCCACGATCACGGCGTCGGCATCGAGCGTGTCCGCGGCGAGCGTGTCCACATCCTCCACGCCAATGCGCCAGCGGCCGGCATGCGGGGCGATGCTGATGACGCGGCAGCCGAAGCGCGCGGCCACGCCGTGCCGCCGCGCGAGTGCCAGCAAGCCGTCGCGCACATCGCGCGCCTTGTGCGAGGCAGGGAAGAGCTTGGCCGATTCCACCTCCTCTTCGAGCACGAGGCCCACCTCGTCCTCGAAGAACCGGATCTGCTCGGCCAGCGGCCAGCTGCGCACGATCTTGCGCAGCGTATTGGGTGAGGAGTCGGTCACGAAGCGCGACTCGTCCACGCGAGACGGCAGCACGTTGCAGCGTCCACCGCCGCTGATGAGGATCTTGCGCCCCCCGTCCCGGGTGCGTTCCAGCAGCACCGTCTCCGCCCCACCACGGGCGGCGAAGATCGCCGCCATCGTGCCGGCGGCCCCGGCGCCGATCACCACCACTCGTTGCATCTGTCTCGTCCTGCAGCGGGAAGGCCGTACCGCGGCACTGCGCCGCCATGATGGAAGTATGCCCTGCTGTTAGCTTTGGGGCCATGACTGCCGACGCTGCCGCCGTGGCCAACCCCGAGGCGCTCGCCCGCCGCCGCCTCCTCACGGTGCTCTTCGCGGGGGTGTTCATGGCGGCGATGGACGCCGCGGTCATCGCGCCGGCGATTCCGGCGCTGCGCGAGG
The window above is part of the Gemmatimonas sp. genome. Proteins encoded here:
- a CDS encoding tetratricopeptide repeat protein, with protein sequence MRPLALLCALLVPGVLGAQSILRVDTLLAANQLAPAVALADQALAATPRDYEVLWRVSRVRLLQGDAQPEKSKAQDRLYREALALAERAIKANSAAPDGYLRRAAANGKVALFAGVLDAADYVIQTKEDTEKVIAMRGVPPLTLASAHYILGRAHLKLSETPRPLRMPLGLGFGNAADALTHVRRATELRAGFVMFQLEYARALVANERVADARAVLQQLPSLAEQEPGDELRKREGAELLRTLR
- a CDS encoding nitroreductase family protein gives rise to the protein MTTPSASPFVTLRHQRLAPTESARRGVEFAAHADTRRTTRHFSPEPVPRAWIEHAIRAGGTAPSGAHQQPWTFVAVSDPELKQRLREAAEEEERRFYADRITPEWRAALEPLGTDAVKTHLTDAPWVVVLFRHSHGVNADGSKRTFYYTQESCGIAAGLFITAVHTMGLVTLTHTPSPMGFLGELLGRPANEKAFLVLPVGYPAADAQVPAISRKPLAEIAVFR
- a CDS encoding TetR/AcrR family transcriptional regulator, whose translation is MSDERPRDRLRADTAERILRAAFERLREHPQAPFSHEIVAEQAGVSARTVYRHFPTQADLVRGVWQQLRDRTGTTWPRTLEAIVPELRALFAQFERNGALTRAMLAAAPRANYARAGSAEGRAAFREALAPLLAGRPPAAQRQLVAQCLAIYSAPFWQLLRERGPLCAGAAADAAVAAMQAVLDAARASVPSPTPPPR
- a CDS encoding aminoacetone oxidase family FAD-binding enzyme, coding for MQRVVVIGAGAAGTMAAIFAARGGAETVLLERTRDGGRKILISGGGRCNVLPSRVDESRFVTDSSPNTLRKIVRSWPLAEQIRFFEDEVGLVLEEEVESAKLFPASHKARDVRDGLLALARRHGVAARFGCRVISIAPHAGRWRIGVEDVDTLAADTLDADAVIVATGGLSVPNTGSDGAGLRMLEALGHTLHPTYAALTPVTAPENAFSALSGVSLRVSLTAASPARRATHTGGFLFTHAGYSGPSVLNVSHVVVRARAEAGRGESPAADVRVQWTAHDDAAWQTLLQPHGARQLSTVIRQELPDRLADVLMAQAAVEPTRKLAELTRDERRRMIDVLVRGALPWHGDEGYKKAEVTGGGVALSEIHPVTMESRRHPGLYLCGEVLDAFGPIGGYNFLWAWATGRAAGMAAAN